In Halobacillus amylolyticus, the following proteins share a genomic window:
- a CDS encoding PucR family transcriptional regulator → MTKIDQLKQLYPSLIVIKPGEQKPSEQFQFFQTPEEQIVGILKSDVNKRETQLLHLFLTPIESKEVTETDRERDWIRFIRVQSNELNVDPQPQRYRFVFFSLSDHSLELDTFQEALQSLFPKVMPLIWENNHEGVIIEEVMEEGQETISFQTIIDVLMSDFYTKIHFYISDFEQNIGDAPRLFQWAKKCFHISMKHRIGPVTIFQDVVPFLYIEAMPEEERALISHALLASVRADRELLQTIRVFLEAGSNVTLAAKKLYMHRNSLQYRVDKFIEKTGVDIKQFQGAVITYLTLIEWDR, encoded by the coding sequence ATGACTAAAATCGATCAACTTAAGCAGCTCTACCCTTCTTTAATTGTCATTAAACCTGGGGAACAAAAGCCGTCAGAACAATTCCAATTCTTTCAAACCCCTGAGGAACAAATTGTAGGCATATTAAAATCTGATGTTAATAAGAGGGAGACTCAACTTCTTCATTTATTCCTTACCCCCATCGAAAGCAAAGAGGTAACAGAAACGGATCGTGAACGTGACTGGATCAGGTTTATTCGTGTGCAGTCAAATGAACTAAATGTTGATCCGCAGCCACAGAGGTATAGGTTTGTATTTTTCTCGTTGTCTGACCATTCACTTGAGCTTGATACCTTTCAAGAAGCTCTTCAATCCTTGTTTCCAAAGGTGATGCCGTTGATATGGGAGAACAATCATGAAGGTGTAATCATCGAGGAAGTTATGGAAGAGGGTCAGGAGACCATTTCTTTTCAAACGATTATTGATGTATTAATGAGCGACTTTTACACAAAAATCCACTTTTATATCAGTGACTTTGAACAGAACATAGGAGATGCACCAAGGCTGTTTCAGTGGGCAAAAAAATGTTTCCACATTTCCATGAAGCATCGTATCGGTCCAGTTACCATTTTTCAAGATGTTGTTCCTTTCCTTTATATTGAAGCAATGCCAGAAGAAGAGCGAGCGCTCATTTCCCATGCATTATTGGCTAGTGTCCGAGCAGATAGGGAATTATTGCAAACCATTCGAGTCTTCCTCGAAGCTGGATCGAATGTCACACTCGCTGCCAAAAAACTTTACATGCATAGAAACAGTTTGCAATATCGGGTAGATAAATTCATCGAAAAAACAGGTGTTGATATTAAACAATTTCAAGGTGCTGTCATCACGTATCTTACATTAATTGAATGGGATCGATAA
- a CDS encoding ABC transporter ATP-binding protein: MAELKLNNIEKVYDKKVKAVEDFNLHINDKEFIVFVGPSGCGKSTTLRMIAGLEEITNGDFIIDEKRMNDVAPKDRDIAMVFQNYALYPHMNVYDNMAFGLKLRKMDKKEIKQRVDNAANILGLEALLDRKPKALSGGQRQRVALGRAIVRDAKVFLMDEPLSNLDAKLRVQMRAEIQKLHQRLQTTTIYVTHDQTEAMTMATRLVVMKDGLVQQVGAPKEVYDKPENVFVGGFIGSPAMNFFNGTLRENHIELGNDIKIAVPDGKLKPLREQNYIGKEVILGVRPEDMHDEPVFIDANQDKKITAYIEVAELMGAESYLYSKVSDQEFIARVDARTEVNGGDEIELAIDMNKVHFFDKDTEQRIH; this comes from the coding sequence ATGGCAGAGTTAAAATTAAACAATATTGAAAAGGTGTATGACAAAAAAGTAAAAGCTGTGGAAGACTTTAATTTACATATCAATGATAAAGAATTTATTGTGTTCGTTGGACCTTCAGGATGTGGGAAGTCTACAACACTTAGAATGATCGCTGGACTAGAAGAAATCACAAATGGCGATTTCATCATTGATGAGAAGCGTATGAATGATGTAGCTCCTAAAGACCGAGATATTGCAATGGTTTTCCAAAACTATGCTTTGTATCCGCATATGAACGTTTATGACAATATGGCATTCGGACTTAAACTTCGTAAAATGGATAAAAAGGAAATTAAACAGCGAGTAGATAATGCTGCAAACATTCTTGGACTTGAAGCATTACTAGACCGTAAACCTAAAGCACTTTCTGGCGGCCAGCGCCAACGTGTAGCTCTTGGTCGGGCGATCGTACGCGATGCTAAAGTATTCCTTATGGATGAACCACTATCCAACCTTGATGCAAAATTACGTGTGCAGATGAGAGCTGAAATTCAAAAATTACACCAACGCCTGCAAACCACAACCATTTATGTAACTCATGACCAAACAGAAGCTATGACAATGGCTACCCGTCTTGTCGTTATGAAGGATGGTCTGGTTCAGCAGGTCGGGGCTCCTAAAGAAGTTTATGATAAACCTGAGAATGTTTTTGTTGGTGGGTTCATCGGCTCTCCTGCCATGAACTTCTTTAATGGAACTCTCCGTGAGAACCATATCGAACTAGGCAATGATATTAAAATTGCTGTACCTGATGGCAAGCTGAAACCATTGCGTGAACAGAATTATATAGGAAAAGAAGTTATCTTAGGTGTGAGGCCTGAAGATATGCATGATGAACCAGTGTTTATTGATGCCAACCAGGATAAGAAAATCACCGCCTATATAGAAGTAGCCGAACTCATGGGTGCTGAATCCTACCTCTACTCTAAGGTCAGTGATCAAGAGTTTATCGCACGTGTCGATGCACGAACCGAAGTCAATGGCGGTGATGAAATCGAACTTGCTATTGATATGAACAAGGTTCACTTTTTCGATAAAGATACAGAACAACGCATTCACTAA
- a CDS encoding alpha/beta-type small acid-soluble spore protein, producing MASNNSNELVVPGVQQALDQMKTEIAQEFGVQLGGDTTSRANGSVGGEITKRLVSMAEQQFGGQQQ from the coding sequence ATGGCTAGCAACAATTCAAATGAGTTAGTAGTACCTGGTGTACAACAAGCTCTAGACCAAATGAAAACTGAAATTGCACAAGAATTCGGAGTACAACTTGGTGGCGACACTACTTCCCGTGCTAACGGTTCTGTAGGTGGAGAAATCACTAAGCGTCTTGTGTCAATGGCTGAACAACAGTTCGGTGGACAACAACAATAA
- the fumC gene encoding class II fumarate hydratase → MDYRIEKDTLGEIKVPSNKYWAAQTQRSKENFPIGNEKMPTEVIEGFAILKKSAARANFELGLLEEDKANAIGHAADLILAGELEDHFPLVVWQTGSGTQSNMNVNEVIAYVGNEWLKQEGKETRLHPNDDVNKSQSSNDTYPTAMHIASVRKLEDVLLPALTKLKNTLEEKMKAFDEIVKIGRTHLQDATPLTLGQEISGWHRMLEKTENMLVDSTTYVKELAIGGTAVGTGLNAHIDFSEQVVAKVNEETSKHFISAPNKFHALTSHDELVHTHGAMKALAADVMKIANDVRWLASGPRCGIGEITIPANEPGSSIMPGKVNPTQSEAITMVAAQVMGNDATIGFAASQGNFELNVFKPVIAYNFLQSAQLLADSMVSFNDRCVVGIEPNHEQIEKYLRDSLMLVTALNPHIGYENAAKIAKTAFEKDQTLKETAVEMEILTGDQFDEYVDPKAMTKPNAK, encoded by the coding sequence ATGGATTATCGTATTGAAAAAGACACGTTAGGTGAAATAAAAGTACCAAGTAACAAGTATTGGGCCGCACAGACGCAAAGAAGTAAAGAGAATTTCCCGATTGGCAATGAAAAAATGCCAACAGAAGTGATCGAAGGTTTTGCTATCTTGAAAAAAAGTGCAGCTAGGGCAAATTTCGAGCTTGGGTTGCTCGAAGAAGATAAAGCGAATGCTATCGGTCATGCGGCTGATCTCATTCTCGCAGGCGAGTTAGAAGACCACTTTCCACTCGTAGTTTGGCAAACAGGAAGCGGCACGCAATCTAACATGAACGTGAACGAAGTCATTGCTTATGTGGGAAATGAGTGGTTAAAACAAGAAGGCAAAGAAACACGCCTGCACCCAAATGATGATGTCAACAAATCACAAAGCTCGAATGATACATACCCAACAGCTATGCATATTGCATCAGTTAGGAAGCTTGAGGATGTGTTATTACCGGCCTTAACGAAATTGAAAAATACGTTGGAAGAAAAGATGAAAGCGTTTGATGAAATTGTTAAAATTGGACGAACACATTTGCAAGATGCGACACCACTAACATTAGGACAAGAAATAAGCGGCTGGCATCGCATGCTCGAAAAGACCGAAAACATGCTTGTAGATAGTACAACCTACGTAAAAGAGCTTGCGATTGGCGGAACGGCTGTAGGGACAGGTTTAAATGCCCACATTGATTTTTCGGAACAGGTGGTTGCAAAAGTTAATGAAGAGACGAGCAAACATTTTATTTCTGCCCCAAATAAGTTTCATGCTTTAACATCACACGATGAACTTGTCCATACACACGGTGCAATGAAGGCATTAGCCGCTGATGTGATGAAGATTGCGAATGATGTTAGATGGTTGGCTAGTGGACCGCGTTGCGGAATCGGTGAAATTACTATTCCAGCCAATGAGCCAGGCAGCTCTATTATGCCAGGTAAAGTAAATCCAACCCAAAGCGAAGCAATTACAATGGTAGCTGCTCAAGTGATGGGAAATGATGCAACGATTGGATTTGCGGCAAGTCAAGGTAATTTTGAGCTTAATGTATTTAAACCAGTTATTGCTTATAACTTCTTACAATCAGCGCAACTGCTAGCTGACAGTATGGTTTCCTTTAATGATCGCTGTGTAGTTGGGATTGAACCAAATCATGAACAAATTGAAAAGTATTTACGTGATTCGCTGATGTTGGTTACGGCTTTAAATCCGCATATTGGGTATGAAAATGCAGCCAAAATTGCGAAGACAGCTTTTGAAAAAGATCAAACACTGAAGGAAACGGCTGTGGAAATGGAGATTCTTACTGGAGACCAGTTTGATGAATATGTTGATCCGAAGGCGATGACAAAGCCTAACGCTAAATAG
- a CDS encoding zinc dependent phospholipase C family protein has translation MPNIWTHIMFAEDVCNEHKREDIINTSGRFLNMGAQGPDPFFYYNFWPRLSDHGVNEVGMKLHTEQCGAFLINMINRGKHVKNRSQAYILGFVSHHILDRVTHPYIHYYSGYQGHKHQELEVIIDTLMLDKYRQLKPWKTPVYKQVQLNKKEAKELARWLEQDIYTLFPELSSSVPSNYVVKSLMDIALAQRLLFDPNGWKNDVLGSMVSSFSHRPIKENFDYLNEHRKEWKHSATGKPSHASFIDLYETAFQQTCSIIELILSYWSSSEEGLIDPIRDQIGDISYDTGKPLSLRLKNHYAHPIV, from the coding sequence ATGCCGAACATATGGACACATATTATGTTTGCTGAAGATGTGTGCAATGAACATAAGCGGGAGGATATTATAAATACTTCGGGGCGATTTCTAAACATGGGTGCTCAGGGACCAGACCCTTTTTTCTATTATAATTTCTGGCCTAGGCTGAGCGACCATGGGGTAAATGAAGTTGGTATGAAGCTGCACACTGAACAATGTGGTGCTTTTTTAATAAACATGATTAATCGTGGAAAGCATGTAAAGAATCGATCACAAGCTTATATTTTAGGATTTGTCAGCCACCACATTCTTGATCGAGTCACCCACCCTTACATTCATTATTACTCTGGTTATCAAGGACATAAACACCAAGAACTTGAAGTAATTATTGATACACTTATGCTCGATAAGTATCGTCAATTGAAACCGTGGAAAACCCCTGTTTACAAACAGGTACAATTGAATAAAAAAGAGGCAAAGGAATTGGCTCGGTGGCTAGAACAGGACATCTATACATTATTTCCAGAACTAAGTTCATCTGTGCCCTCGAATTATGTTGTGAAATCATTGATGGATATTGCTCTTGCCCAGCGGTTATTATTTGACCCTAATGGATGGAAAAACGATGTATTAGGATCCATGGTTTCGTCGTTTTCTCATCGACCAATCAAAGAAAATTTTGATTATTTAAACGAACATAGGAAGGAATGGAAACACTCTGCAACAGGTAAACCATCCCATGCCTCATTTATTGATTTATATGAGACTGCCTTTCAACAAACTTGTTCAATAATAGAGCTTATTTTGTCCTATTGGAGCAGTTCTGAAGAAGGGTTGATCGATCCTATCCGAGACCAAATCGGCGATATTTCCTATGACACAGGAAAACCGCTCTCCCTCCGTTTGAAAAACCATTATGCTCATCCGATCGTGTAA
- a CDS encoding MFS transporter — MKKKPVLSWMLYDFGNSAFATTIMAAVLPVFYYDVAAKGVDQSLATSYWGYSQSIAVLIVAILAPILGAISDYSAAKKKFLMFFAFMGMIASVLLAFVGEGDYLLASLLLIIGTIGFSGGNVFYDSFLPEVSDEKNIDKVSAKGFAFGYIGGGVLLALNLMMILNYQWFGLPNSLVASQLSFVSVSIWWFVFSIPLFKNVKEEKKLNPQRTESYAKIGFKRVGRTFRELNQFKQLFVFLLAFWLYNDGISTIIKMATIYGRDIGIDSNSLIIALLITQFVGIPFAFLFGFLADKITAKRALTLALYIYLAIVALGYFMTTALHFYLLAICVGMVQGGAQSLSRSIFGRMVPADRQAEFYGFYGISSKFAAIFGPFAFALVGQLTGSSRLGILSLLVFFIGGIVLLKFVDVEKGAKEAQEDTKATTVVRT; from the coding sequence ATGAAAAAGAAACCTGTCTTAAGCTGGATGCTGTATGACTTTGGCAACTCTGCGTTTGCAACCACGATTATGGCTGCTGTCTTGCCAGTATTTTATTATGATGTAGCAGCTAAAGGAGTAGATCAATCCCTTGCGACTAGCTACTGGGGGTATTCCCAATCCATCGCTGTGTTAATCGTCGCTATTCTTGCACCAATCCTCGGTGCCATAAGTGATTACTCAGCAGCAAAGAAAAAGTTCTTAATGTTTTTTGCCTTTATGGGAATGATTGCGAGTGTACTTTTGGCCTTCGTTGGCGAAGGGGATTATTTATTAGCTTCATTGCTCCTGATTATCGGTACGATTGGTTTCTCAGGTGGAAACGTTTTTTATGACTCTTTCTTGCCTGAAGTGTCTGATGAAAAAAACATTGATAAAGTCTCCGCAAAGGGCTTTGCTTTTGGCTATATTGGAGGCGGGGTGCTTTTAGCCCTTAACTTAATGATGATTTTAAATTATCAATGGTTTGGACTTCCCAACAGTCTCGTTGCCTCACAACTTTCTTTCGTGTCTGTCAGTATATGGTGGTTCGTTTTCTCAATTCCTCTTTTTAAAAATGTGAAAGAAGAAAAAAAGCTAAATCCTCAACGAACGGAGTCTTACGCGAAAATTGGCTTTAAACGGGTGGGACGAACATTTAGGGAGCTTAACCAATTTAAGCAACTGTTCGTCTTCCTATTAGCATTTTGGCTATATAATGATGGTATATCAACAATTATTAAAATGGCAACCATTTATGGTCGGGATATAGGGATTGATAGCAACTCGCTGATCATAGCTTTGTTAATCACTCAGTTTGTCGGCATTCCTTTTGCATTTTTATTCGGGTTTTTGGCCGATAAAATTACGGCTAAGCGTGCACTCACACTGGCTTTATATATTTATTTAGCCATCGTTGCTTTAGGATACTTTATGACGACAGCCTTGCATTTTTATTTACTAGCAATTTGTGTAGGGATGGTTCAAGGTGGAGCCCAATCACTAAGTCGATCCATTTTTGGGAGAATGGTGCCAGCTGATCGGCAAGCAGAGTTTTATGGCTTTTATGGAATATCATCTAAGTTTGCGGCAATTTTTGGCCCATTCGCGTTTGCCTTAGTTGGTCAGTTAACGGGTTCGAGCCGTCTTGGTATATTGTCATTATTGGTCTTTTTTATAGGTGGTATCGTCCTATTGAAGTTTGTTGATGTTGAAAAAGGGGCGAAGGAGGCTCAAGAGGATACAAAGGCAACTACAGTTGTTAGAACGTGA
- a CDS encoding NAD(P)-dependent oxidoreductase has product MKIAIFGATGRVGRRVVNMAIRENIEVNALVRDIKKAEQIIPEASLIKGDVTNSKDIETTIQGCELVFSALGTDKTDTLSKAIPMIIHLMKKHQIARMITIGTAGILNSRLEENKFRFETNESKRRLTFAAREHLSVFKALSQSNLSWTILCPTYLPEGEAEGHIRYEPNFLPEGGKKITVGDTAQFAFQEIKSARFPHLRVGLSD; this is encoded by the coding sequence ATGAAGATAGCCATATTTGGTGCCACTGGCAGAGTCGGCAGGCGTGTGGTGAACATGGCCATCAGAGAAAACATAGAAGTAAACGCTCTTGTAAGAGATATAAAGAAGGCTGAACAAATCATTCCAGAAGCCAGCCTCATAAAAGGTGATGTTACAAATAGTAAGGATATCGAAACAACCATACAAGGCTGTGAGTTAGTCTTTAGTGCACTCGGTACAGATAAAACAGATACATTATCCAAGGCGATCCCTATGATAATTCACTTAATGAAAAAACATCAGATCGCGCGTATGATCACGATTGGAACAGCTGGTATCTTAAATAGCAGACTGGAAGAAAACAAATTCAGATTCGAAACAAATGAATCGAAGCGTCGTCTTACCTTTGCGGCTAGGGAACATTTATCGGTTTTTAAGGCTTTATCACAGTCTAATCTCTCTTGGACGATTTTATGCCCTACGTATTTACCTGAGGGAGAAGCAGAAGGACACATCCGTTATGAACCAAATTTCTTACCTGAGGGCGGTAAAAAAATAACCGTCGGCGACACGGCTCAGTTTGCCTTTCAGGAAATCAAGTCGGCCAGGTTCCCCCATTTAAGAGTTGGATTAAGCGACTAA
- a CDS encoding M15 family metallopeptidase has product MKWKSIVIGMGLSLTLTGCSWAESLNSFSSDIQTPDVEQEQSSKEKEKTENSEQQKEETPQEENLPAAEEKEVEKKDSDGLTIVNEPKSIQVVVNKQRKLPEGYKPPDLVVPDVPFYFNEFHPKKQMREEAAKALEELFAGAKKNGIDLVAASGYRSYERQKSIYQQNVAERGEKEANQFSAKPGTSEHQTGLAMDVTSAQMAFKLKQSFRQTDEGEWLANHAHEYGFVIRYLKGKSDITGYSYEPWHLRYVGKDISTTIHNQEETLEEFFGLYPSS; this is encoded by the coding sequence ATGAAGTGGAAGTCTATCGTAATCGGTATGGGATTAAGTCTTACACTTACTGGATGTTCATGGGCGGAATCGTTAAATAGCTTCAGTTCAGACATACAAACACCAGATGTTGAACAAGAACAATCCAGTAAGGAAAAAGAAAAAACGGAGAACTCTGAGCAACAAAAAGAGGAAACTCCCCAAGAAGAAAACCTTCCAGCAGCTGAAGAAAAAGAAGTGGAAAAAAAAGATAGTGATGGATTAACAATTGTGAATGAACCGAAAAGTATTCAAGTTGTTGTTAATAAACAAAGAAAATTACCTGAAGGGTACAAACCACCTGATCTCGTTGTGCCGGATGTTCCTTTTTACTTTAATGAGTTTCATCCTAAAAAGCAAATGCGGGAAGAGGCTGCGAAAGCGCTTGAAGAATTATTTGCAGGAGCAAAAAAGAATGGGATCGATTTGGTTGCCGCTTCAGGCTATCGATCTTATGAAAGACAAAAGAGTATTTATCAACAAAACGTTGCGGAGCGTGGAGAAAAGGAAGCAAATCAATTCTCTGCAAAACCTGGAACAAGTGAGCATCAGACAGGACTTGCTATGGATGTCACCTCTGCTCAAATGGCCTTTAAACTAAAGCAGTCGTTTCGTCAAACCGATGAGGGTGAGTGGCTTGCCAATCATGCACATGAATACGGATTTGTCATCCGTTACTTAAAAGGGAAATCTGATATAACGGGTTATTCCTATGAGCCGTGGCATTTAAGATACGTTGGAAAAGATATATCTACAACTATACACAATCAAGAAGAAACCCTGGAAGAATTCTTTGGGTTGTACCCATCTTCTTAA
- a CDS encoding IDEAL domain-containing protein, protein MRKQKVIYVLRRDPGFRNREITAKKELSFGIRLASRLLLDQLSFQFNKERLNKQINSAIDNNDREEFDRLSEQYQFYT, encoded by the coding sequence ATGAGAAAGCAAAAGGTAATATACGTATTGCGTCGGGACCCTGGGTTTAGAAATCGCGAAATTACAGCTAAAAAAGAACTGTCCTTCGGGATTCGTTTAGCCTCAAGACTGCTTCTAGATCAACTAAGTTTTCAATTTAATAAAGAACGTTTAAACAAACAAATTAATTCAGCCATCGATAACAATGACCGAGAAGAATTCGACCGCTTAAGCGAACAATATCAGTTCTATACGTAG
- a CDS encoding cation diffusion facilitator family transporter codes for MGEYENLKRGQKGAWVSIIAYLILAVAKLIIASIGQSEALRADGLNNTTDVIASIAVLIGLKISRKPPDKDHHYGHFRAETIASLVAAFIMMTVGIEVIVGTFGNIVNGHQSEPSLLTGWTAIVASAIMFGVYRYNLSLANKVKSRALYAAAQDNRSDVLVSIGAAVGIFGAQLGVYWLDPLAGLVVGLIICKTAWDIFRESSHTLSDGFDEQEIKDIREQIASHSSVWTVKDVKARLQGNQVLVDATIHVDPGLTIQEAHEITDEVEAILEQEMGIYYAHIHIEPYEKD; via the coding sequence ATGGGAGAATATGAAAATTTAAAACGTGGACAAAAAGGGGCTTGGGTAAGCATTATTGCTTATTTAATTTTGGCTGTTGCAAAACTGATTATAGCCTCGATAGGTCAATCAGAGGCTTTACGAGCGGATGGGCTTAACAATACGACAGATGTTATTGCTTCTATAGCGGTTCTCATTGGTTTAAAAATATCACGCAAACCGCCCGATAAAGATCACCACTACGGTCATTTCAGAGCTGAAACCATCGCTTCTTTAGTAGCTGCCTTTATCATGATGACAGTAGGGATTGAGGTTATCGTTGGTACGTTTGGAAATATTGTTAACGGGCACCAAAGCGAACCTTCGCTGTTAACGGGATGGACTGCGATAGTTGCATCTGCAATCATGTTTGGTGTGTACCGCTACAATCTTTCTCTGGCTAACAAAGTGAAAAGCCGGGCACTTTATGCTGCCGCACAAGATAACCGCTCAGACGTGCTCGTAAGTATTGGGGCTGCAGTAGGCATATTTGGAGCTCAATTAGGAGTCTATTGGCTCGATCCATTAGCTGGATTAGTTGTAGGATTGATCATTTGTAAAACCGCGTGGGATATTTTCAGAGAATCTAGTCATACATTAAGCGATGGCTTTGACGAACAGGAAATTAAAGATATCCGTGAACAGATAGCCAGTCACTCTTCTGTTTGGACGGTTAAAGATGTAAAAGCACGTTTGCAAGGCAATCAAGTGTTGGTGGATGCTACGATTCATGTGGATCCTGGACTGACCATACAGGAGGCACATGAGATTACTGACGAAGTAGAAGCCATTCTTGAGCAGGAAATGGGAATTTACTATGCTCATATTCACATTGAACCCTATGAAAAAGATTAA
- a CDS encoding GNAT family N-acetyltransferase encodes MTHVRVARFEDAEDIATIHIQSWKSTYKDLIDERDMSNITIDNRIVLWETVLRTPVNGQIAYVIENDQQEVVGFVSGGKERTKNYGYDGEIYAIYLLDAYQRKGYGSTLVASFANAMKEAGYQSLLVWVLTRNPSGNFYGHLGAEPVEAEEVTIGQGTYEETAYGWKNIDLLIQRFS; translated from the coding sequence ATGACCCATGTTCGAGTAGCTCGATTTGAAGATGCAGAAGATATTGCTACGATTCACATTCAAAGCTGGAAATCTACATATAAGGATTTAATTGATGAGAGAGACATGAGTAATATAACTATTGACAATCGAATCGTTCTTTGGGAAACCGTTTTACGGACGCCGGTTAATGGTCAAATCGCGTATGTCATTGAAAATGATCAACAAGAAGTCGTCGGGTTTGTATCTGGTGGAAAAGAGCGTACAAAGAATTACGGCTATGATGGTGAGATTTATGCGATCTATTTATTAGATGCTTATCAACGGAAAGGCTATGGAAGTACGCTTGTCGCTTCTTTCGCAAATGCTATGAAGGAGGCAGGGTACCAATCTTTATTAGTTTGGGTGCTGACACGTAACCCTTCAGGAAACTTTTATGGTCACTTAGGTGCTGAACCTGTTGAAGCAGAGGAAGTAACAATCGGTCAAGGGACATATGAAGAAACCGCCTATGGATGGAAAAATATTGATTTGTTAATACAGCGATTTTCATAA
- a CDS encoding AzlD domain-containing protein: MMIWVIIGMAVVTAVPRFLPAFIIDQAKFPKWVDRWLNAIPYAALGALIFPGIISVKPEAPKLV; encoded by the coding sequence ATGATGATATGGGTGATCATTGGAATGGCTGTGGTGACGGCGGTTCCCCGTTTTCTTCCGGCGTTCATTATTGACCAGGCAAAATTTCCAAAATGGGTTGATCGCTGGTTAAATGCAATCCCTTATGCTGCGTTAGGGGCACTTATTTTTCCGGGGATAATAAGTGTGAAGCCTGAGGCCCCCAAATTGGTGTGA
- a CDS encoding AzlC family ABC transporter permease produces MDLQIVEASQGSNRLHMIRRGIMAGIPIMLGYLPVSLTYGVLAGQSGMTNMELTLMSVLVFAGAAQFLAVSMIAAGTGAVEIIIATFVLNFRHFVMSLSFMNRLRNIALKAKIPLSLGLTDETFTVSTLYRKETKEANGSWFYAALILTAYFSWVGGSYLGGVLGDVMPSRLSESMGIALYAMFIGLLIPSIRKHYRIAIIAVLAMIINFLCQWWGMNQGWAIVLGTLIGGLSGVWVLTDEEDEDK; encoded by the coding sequence ATGGATTTACAAATAGTGGAAGCATCCCAAGGTTCAAATCGGTTACATATGATCAGACGCGGTATCATGGCAGGCATTCCTATCATGTTAGGGTATTTGCCTGTCTCCTTAACATACGGTGTATTAGCCGGGCAATCAGGAATGACTAATATGGAACTAACACTGATGAGTGTGCTAGTATTTGCGGGTGCTGCCCAGTTTCTGGCAGTAAGTATGATTGCTGCCGGGACGGGGGCAGTAGAAATTATTATCGCTACATTTGTGCTGAATTTTCGTCATTTTGTGATGAGTCTATCTTTTATGAACCGATTGAGGAATATAGCACTTAAAGCCAAAATTCCACTTTCCTTAGGTTTAACAGATGAGACATTCACAGTGTCCACTTTATATCGGAAAGAGACAAAGGAAGCCAATGGTTCATGGTTTTATGCTGCCTTAATTTTAACGGCTTACTTCTCATGGGTAGGAGGCTCCTATCTCGGAGGTGTATTAGGGGATGTGATGCCGTCTAGGCTTAGTGAGAGTATGGGAATTGCGCTATATGCGATGTTTATTGGTTTGTTAATTCCATCAATTAGAAAACATTATCGCATTGCAATCATCGCAGTTTTAGCCATGATCATCAATTTCCTCTGTCAGTGGTGGGGGATGAATCAAGGCTGGGCAATCGTTCTAGGTACGCTTATTGGCGGCCTGAGTGGTGTATGGGTATTAACAGATGAGGAGGATGAGGACAAATGA